The following are encoded together in the Equus przewalskii isolate Varuska chromosome 14, EquPr2, whole genome shotgun sequence genome:
- the SH2D6 gene encoding SH2 domain-containing protein 6 isoform X22 encodes MVRLSSGAPQVHRPRTLGKERPLSCTDTPLLSSLTLSRTSSVGASPDSPAWRKDAPHSCPLPGPGTWRCNHPFWKAQEEEEEEEDKYELPPCEALPLSLAPAHLPGVEEDSLYLDHPLSPSKSPPPQPEPEMLKAALSLQEAVKQGWPVGRRELGAPARVVPGPPKKPDEDVYLECEPNAVSALTQTLSSQVLTPPVPLPRTSVVPRPTPAPQEARNGAANAASKGRRASLSSVAPTWSTSAAETQSGEGGHEHRSLQPGLCAPSPPPCPGTSPSSCGVFQDGSLLGQPWYSGNCDRHAVESALLRFQKDGAYTVRPSSGPHGSQPFTLAVLLHGRVFNIPIRQLDGGRHYALGREGKNHEEGLPSCSG; translated from the exons ATGGTGAGACTTAGTTCTGGGGCACCCCAGGTGCACAGACCCAGGACTCTGGGCAAGGAGAGGCCTCTCAGCTGCACTGACACCCCTTTACTCTCCTCCCTGACTCTTTCCAGGACAAGCTCAGTGGGAGCAAGCCCCG ACTCCCCAGCTTGGAGAAAGGATGCCCCCCACTCATGTCCTCTGCCTGGCCCAGGGACCTGGAGATGCAAC CATCCCTTCTGGAAAGcccaagaagaggaggaagaggaggaggataaATATGAGTTGCCCCCCTGTGAGGCTCTGCCCCTCagtctggcccctgcccaccttcctGGTGTGGAAGAGGACTCTTTGTACTTGG ATCACCCCCTGAGCCCATCCAAGTCACCACCACCGCAGCCTGAGCCCGAGATG CTGAAGGCAGCACTGAGCCTGCAGGAGGCCGTGAAGCAGGGCTGGCCCGTGGGGAGGAGAG agcTGGGCGCACCGGCCAGAGTG GTGCCAGGCCCTCCAAAGAAACCTGATGAGGACGTCTACCTGGAGTGTGAGCCCAATGCAG TCTCAGCCTTGACTCAGACTCTGAGCTCCCAAGTCCTGACGCCCCCAGTCCCTCTACCTAGGACATCAGTGGTGCCCAG GCCCACTCCAGCCCCCCAGGAAGCTCGGAAT GGAGCAGCGAATGCCGCCTCTAAAG GAAGGAgagcctctctttcctctgtaGCCCCCACCTGGAGCACCTCAGCTGCTGAG ACTCAGTCTGGGGAAGGCGGACATGAACACAGATCACTGCAACCGGGGTTGTGTGCTCCCAGCCCCCCGCCATGCCCTGGCACATCTCCGAGCAGCTGTGGGGTATTCCAGGACGGCAGCCTGCTGGGTCAGCCTTGGTACTCGGGGAACTGTGACCGTCATGCTGTTGAGAGTGCCCTGCTCCGATTCCAAAAG GACGGGGCCTACACCGTGCGCCCCAGCTCAGGGCCTCATGGCTCCCAGCCCTTCACCCTGGCAGTGCTTCTCCACGGTCGGGTCTTCAACATTCCCATCCGGCAGCTGGATGGTGGGCGCCACTATGCCCTGGGCCGGGAGGGCAAGAACCACGAGGAG GGCCTCCCAAGCTGCTCTGGATGA
- the SH2D6 gene encoding SH2 domain-containing protein 6 isoform X5 codes for MVRLSSGAPQVHRPRTLGKERPLSCTDTPLLSSLTLSRTSSVGASPDSPAWRKDAPHSCPLPGPGTWRCNHPFWKAQEEEEEEEDKYELPPCEALPLSLAPAHLPGVEEDSLYLDHPLSPSKSPPPQPEPEMLKAALSLQEAVKQGWPVGRRELGAPARVVPGPPKKPDEDVYLECEPNAVSALTQTLSSQVLTPPVPLPRTSVVPRPTPAPQEARNGAANAASKGRRASLSSVAPTWSTSAAETQSGEGGHEHRSLQPGLCAPSPPPCPGTSPSSCGVFQDGSLLGQPWYSGNCDRHAVESALLRFQKDGAYTVRPSSGPHGSQPFTLAVLLHGRVFNIPIRQLDGGRHYALGREGKNHEEVQSQEGCLRPGTGQQNGSGASWGKQEGKYLGKCQRAPSPSPQFPQEASPGTRLKGLTDALPPCPALLLCGRHYPALHAAAPAPRGQTQRQPAAHLPALPHQALTPQRKYTPTSGPIVCSLSRLPWAVSQVSTPPGPPCPLPQSLQALMRGIGKGCPETERASEIPPHVHPEPGSATRCCISKAGEQGSGRAPIPSPQEWLCLPIY; via the exons ATGGTGAGACTTAGTTCTGGGGCACCCCAGGTGCACAGACCCAGGACTCTGGGCAAGGAGAGGCCTCTCAGCTGCACTGACACCCCTTTACTCTCCTCCCTGACTCTTTCCAGGACAAGCTCAGTGGGAGCAAGCCCCG ACTCCCCAGCTTGGAGAAAGGATGCCCCCCACTCATGTCCTCTGCCTGGCCCAGGGACCTGGAGATGCAAC CATCCCTTCTGGAAAGcccaagaagaggaggaagaggaggaggataaATATGAGTTGCCCCCCTGTGAGGCTCTGCCCCTCagtctggcccctgcccaccttcctGGTGTGGAAGAGGACTCTTTGTACTTGG ATCACCCCCTGAGCCCATCCAAGTCACCACCACCGCAGCCTGAGCCCGAGATG CTGAAGGCAGCACTGAGCCTGCAGGAGGCCGTGAAGCAGGGCTGGCCCGTGGGGAGGAGAG agcTGGGCGCACCGGCCAGAGTG GTGCCAGGCCCTCCAAAGAAACCTGATGAGGACGTCTACCTGGAGTGTGAGCCCAATGCAG TCTCAGCCTTGACTCAGACTCTGAGCTCCCAAGTCCTGACGCCCCCAGTCCCTCTACCTAGGACATCAGTGGTGCCCAG GCCCACTCCAGCCCCCCAGGAAGCTCGGAAT GGAGCAGCGAATGCCGCCTCTAAAG GAAGGAgagcctctctttcctctgtaGCCCCCACCTGGAGCACCTCAGCTGCTGAG ACTCAGTCTGGGGAAGGCGGACATGAACACAGATCACTGCAACCGGGGTTGTGTGCTCCCAGCCCCCCGCCATGCCCTGGCACATCTCCGAGCAGCTGTGGGGTATTCCAGGACGGCAGCCTGCTGGGTCAGCCTTGGTACTCGGGGAACTGTGACCGTCATGCTGTTGAGAGTGCCCTGCTCCGATTCCAAAAG GACGGGGCCTACACCGTGCGCCCCAGCTCAGGGCCTCATGGCTCCCAGCCCTTCACCCTGGCAGTGCTTCTCCACGGTCGGGTCTTCAACATTCCCATCCGGCAGCTGGATGGTGGGCGCCACTATGCCCTGGGCCGGGAGGGCAAGAACCACGAGGAG GTGCAGTCACAGGAAGGCTGCCTGAGGCCTGGAACTGGGCAGCAGAATGGCAGTGGAGCTTCGTGGGGCAAACAGGAAgggaaatatttaggaaaatgtcAACGAGCCCCCTCGCCGAGCCCACAGTTCCCTCAGGAAGCTTCTCCGGGCACGAGGCTCAAGGGACTCACTGACGCCCTGCCTCCCTGTCCAGCTCTTCTCCTCTGTGGCCGCCATTATCCAGCACTACATgcagcagcccctgcccctcgTGGACAGACACAGCGGCAGCCGGCAGCTCACCTGCCTGCTCTTCCCCACCAAGCCCTGACACCACAGCGGAAGTACACACCCACCTCTGGCCCCATAGTTTGCTCCTTGTCCCGTTTACCTTGGGCTGTCTCCCAGGTCTCCACCCCTCCAGGCCCTCCCTGTCCCTTGCCCCAGTCCCTGCAGGCCCTGATGAGAGGCATCGGGAAAGGTTGCCCAGAAACAGAAAGGGCCTCGGAGATCCCACCCCATGTTCACCCCGAGCCTGGCAGTGCCACTCGCTGCTGCATCTCCAAGGCTGGGGAGCAGGGGTCAGGCAGGGCCCCCATTCCCAGCCCCCAGGAATGGCTGTGTCTGCCCATTTACTAG
- the SH2D6 gene encoding SH2 domain-containing protein 6 isoform X25, producing MRPVSSVFCPDSPAWRKDAPHSCPLPGPGTWRCNHPFWKAQEEEEEEEDKYELPPCEALPLSLAPAHLPGVEEDSLYLDHPLSPSKSPPPQPEPEMLKAALSLQEAVKQGWPVGRRELGAPARVVPGPPKKPDEDVYLECEPNAVSALTQTLSSQVLTPPVPLPRTSVVPRPTPAPQEARNGAANAASKAGRRASLSSVAPTWSTSAAETQSGEGGHEHRSLQPGLCAPSPPPCPGTSPSSCGVFQDGSLLGQPWYSGNCDRHAVESALLRFQKDGAYTVRPSSGPHGSQPFTLAVLLHGRVFNIPIRQLDGGRHYALGREGKNHEEGLPSCSG from the exons ATGAGGCCAGTCTCATCAGTCTTCTGTCCAGACTCCCCAGCTTGGAGAAAGGATGCCCCCCACTCATGTCCTCTGCCTGGCCCAGGGACCTGGAGATGCAAC CATCCCTTCTGGAAAGcccaagaagaggaggaagaggaggaggataaATATGAGTTGCCCCCCTGTGAGGCTCTGCCCCTCagtctggcccctgcccaccttcctGGTGTGGAAGAGGACTCTTTGTACTTGG ATCACCCCCTGAGCCCATCCAAGTCACCACCACCGCAGCCTGAGCCCGAGATG CTGAAGGCAGCACTGAGCCTGCAGGAGGCCGTGAAGCAGGGCTGGCCCGTGGGGAGGAGAG agcTGGGCGCACCGGCCAGAGTG GTGCCAGGCCCTCCAAAGAAACCTGATGAGGACGTCTACCTGGAGTGTGAGCCCAATGCAG TCTCAGCCTTGACTCAGACTCTGAGCTCCCAAGTCCTGACGCCCCCAGTCCCTCTACCTAGGACATCAGTGGTGCCCAG GCCCACTCCAGCCCCCCAGGAAGCTCGGAAT GGAGCAGCGAATGCCGCCTCTAAAG CAGGAAGGAgagcctctctttcctctgtaGCCCCCACCTGGAGCACCTCAGCTGCTGAG ACTCAGTCTGGGGAAGGCGGACATGAACACAGATCACTGCAACCGGGGTTGTGTGCTCCCAGCCCCCCGCCATGCCCTGGCACATCTCCGAGCAGCTGTGGGGTATTCCAGGACGGCAGCCTGCTGGGTCAGCCTTGGTACTCGGGGAACTGTGACCGTCATGCTGTTGAGAGTGCCCTGCTCCGATTCCAAAAG GACGGGGCCTACACCGTGCGCCCCAGCTCAGGGCCTCATGGCTCCCAGCCCTTCACCCTGGCAGTGCTTCTCCACGGTCGGGTCTTCAACATTCCCATCCGGCAGCTGGATGGTGGGCGCCACTATGCCCTGGGCCGGGAGGGCAAGAACCACGAGGAG GGCCTCCCAAGCTGCTCTGGATGA
- the SH2D6 gene encoding SH2 domain-containing protein 6 isoform X8 — translation MVRLSSGAPQVHRPRTLGKERPLSCTDTPLLSSLTLSRTSSVGASPDSPAWRKDAPHSCPLPGPGTWRCNHPFWKAQEEEEEEEDKYELPPCEALPLSLAPAHLPGVEEDSLYLELGAPARVVPGPPKKPDEDVYLECEPNAVSALTQTLSSQVLTPPVPLPRTSVVPRPTPAPQEARNGAANAASKGRRASLSSVAPTWSTSAAETQSGEGGHEHRSLQPGLCAPSPPPCPGTSPSSCGVFQDGSLLGQPWYSGNCDRHAVESALLRFQKDGAYTVRPSSGPHGSQPFTLAVLLHGRVFNIPIRQLDGGRHYALGREGKNHEEVQSQEGCLRPGTGQQNGSGASWGKQEGKYLGKCQRAPSPSPQFPQEASPGTRLKGLTDALPPCPALLLCGRHYPALHAAAPAPRGQTQRQPAAHLPALPHQALTPQRKYTPTSGPIVCSLSRLPWAVSQVSTPPGPPCPLPQSLQALMRGIGKGCPETERASEIPPHVHPEPGSATRCCISKAGEQGSGRAPIPSPQEWLCLPIY, via the exons ATGGTGAGACTTAGTTCTGGGGCACCCCAGGTGCACAGACCCAGGACTCTGGGCAAGGAGAGGCCTCTCAGCTGCACTGACACCCCTTTACTCTCCTCCCTGACTCTTTCCAGGACAAGCTCAGTGGGAGCAAGCCCCG ACTCCCCAGCTTGGAGAAAGGATGCCCCCCACTCATGTCCTCTGCCTGGCCCAGGGACCTGGAGATGCAAC CATCCCTTCTGGAAAGcccaagaagaggaggaagaggaggaggataaATATGAGTTGCCCCCCTGTGAGGCTCTGCCCCTCagtctggcccctgcccaccttcctGGTGTGGAAGAGGACTCTTTGTACTTGG agcTGGGCGCACCGGCCAGAGTG GTGCCAGGCCCTCCAAAGAAACCTGATGAGGACGTCTACCTGGAGTGTGAGCCCAATGCAG TCTCAGCCTTGACTCAGACTCTGAGCTCCCAAGTCCTGACGCCCCCAGTCCCTCTACCTAGGACATCAGTGGTGCCCAG GCCCACTCCAGCCCCCCAGGAAGCTCGGAAT GGAGCAGCGAATGCCGCCTCTAAAG GAAGGAgagcctctctttcctctgtaGCCCCCACCTGGAGCACCTCAGCTGCTGAG ACTCAGTCTGGGGAAGGCGGACATGAACACAGATCACTGCAACCGGGGTTGTGTGCTCCCAGCCCCCCGCCATGCCCTGGCACATCTCCGAGCAGCTGTGGGGTATTCCAGGACGGCAGCCTGCTGGGTCAGCCTTGGTACTCGGGGAACTGTGACCGTCATGCTGTTGAGAGTGCCCTGCTCCGATTCCAAAAG GACGGGGCCTACACCGTGCGCCCCAGCTCAGGGCCTCATGGCTCCCAGCCCTTCACCCTGGCAGTGCTTCTCCACGGTCGGGTCTTCAACATTCCCATCCGGCAGCTGGATGGTGGGCGCCACTATGCCCTGGGCCGGGAGGGCAAGAACCACGAGGAG GTGCAGTCACAGGAAGGCTGCCTGAGGCCTGGAACTGGGCAGCAGAATGGCAGTGGAGCTTCGTGGGGCAAACAGGAAgggaaatatttaggaaaatgtcAACGAGCCCCCTCGCCGAGCCCACAGTTCCCTCAGGAAGCTTCTCCGGGCACGAGGCTCAAGGGACTCACTGACGCCCTGCCTCCCTGTCCAGCTCTTCTCCTCTGTGGCCGCCATTATCCAGCACTACATgcagcagcccctgcccctcgTGGACAGACACAGCGGCAGCCGGCAGCTCACCTGCCTGCTCTTCCCCACCAAGCCCTGACACCACAGCGGAAGTACACACCCACCTCTGGCCCCATAGTTTGCTCCTTGTCCCGTTTACCTTGGGCTGTCTCCCAGGTCTCCACCCCTCCAGGCCCTCCCTGTCCCTTGCCCCAGTCCCTGCAGGCCCTGATGAGAGGCATCGGGAAAGGTTGCCCAGAAACAGAAAGGGCCTCGGAGATCCCACCCCATGTTCACCCCGAGCCTGGCAGTGCCACTCGCTGCTGCATCTCCAAGGCTGGGGAGCAGGGGTCAGGCAGGGCCCCCATTCCCAGCCCCCAGGAATGGCTGTGTCTGCCCATTTACTAG
- the SH2D6 gene encoding SH2 domain-containing protein 6 isoform X9 — MPPTHVLCLAQGPGDATIPSGKPKKRRKRRRINMSCPPVRLCPSVWPLPTFLVWKRTLCTWLKAALSLQEAVKQGWPVGRRELGAPARVVPGPPKKPDEDVYLECEPNAVSALTQTLSSQVLTPPVPLPRTSVVPRPTPAPQEARNGAANAASKGSAAKQETPSLYLEIIPHSEVTCGLAAGRRASLSSVAPTWSTSAAETQSGEGGHEHRSLQPGLCAPSPPPCPGTSPSSCGVFQDGSLLGQPWYSGNCDRHAVESALLRFQKDGAYTVRPSSGPHGSQPFTLAVLLHGRVFNIPIRQLDGGRHYALGREGKNHEEVQSQEGCLRPGTGQQNGSGASWGKQEGKYLGKCQRAPSPSPQFPQEASPGTRLKGLTDALPPCPALLLCGRHYPALHAAAPAPRGQTQRQPAAHLPALPHQALTPQRKYTPTSGPIVCSLSRLPWAVSQVSTPPGPPCPLPQSLQALMRGIGKGCPETERASEIPPHVHPEPGSATRCCISKAGEQGSGRAPIPSPQEWLCLPIY; from the exons ATGCCCCCCACTCATGTCCTCTGCCTGGCCCAGGGACCTGGAGATGCAAC CATCCCTTCTGGAAAGcccaagaagaggaggaagaggaggaggataaATATGAGTTGCCCCCCTGTGAGGCTCTGCCCCTCagtctggcccctgcccaccttcctGGTGTGGAAGAGGACTCTTTGTACTTGG CTGAAGGCAGCACTGAGCCTGCAGGAGGCCGTGAAGCAGGGCTGGCCCGTGGGGAGGAGAG agcTGGGCGCACCGGCCAGAGTG GTGCCAGGCCCTCCAAAGAAACCTGATGAGGACGTCTACCTGGAGTGTGAGCCCAATGCAG TCTCAGCCTTGACTCAGACTCTGAGCTCCCAAGTCCTGACGCCCCCAGTCCCTCTACCTAGGACATCAGTGGTGCCCAG GCCCACTCCAGCCCCCCAGGAAGCTCGGAAT GGAGCAGCGAATGCCGCCTCTAAAG GCTCTGCAGCAAAGCAGGAAACTCCCAGCCTGTACCTGGAGATCATCCCTCATTCAGAGGTCACGTGTGGCCTAGCTG CAGGAAGGAgagcctctctttcctctgtaGCCCCCACCTGGAGCACCTCAGCTGCTGAG ACTCAGTCTGGGGAAGGCGGACATGAACACAGATCACTGCAACCGGGGTTGTGTGCTCCCAGCCCCCCGCCATGCCCTGGCACATCTCCGAGCAGCTGTGGGGTATTCCAGGACGGCAGCCTGCTGGGTCAGCCTTGGTACTCGGGGAACTGTGACCGTCATGCTGTTGAGAGTGCCCTGCTCCGATTCCAAAAG GACGGGGCCTACACCGTGCGCCCCAGCTCAGGGCCTCATGGCTCCCAGCCCTTCACCCTGGCAGTGCTTCTCCACGGTCGGGTCTTCAACATTCCCATCCGGCAGCTGGATGGTGGGCGCCACTATGCCCTGGGCCGGGAGGGCAAGAACCACGAGGAG GTGCAGTCACAGGAAGGCTGCCTGAGGCCTGGAACTGGGCAGCAGAATGGCAGTGGAGCTTCGTGGGGCAAACAGGAAgggaaatatttaggaaaatgtcAACGAGCCCCCTCGCCGAGCCCACAGTTCCCTCAGGAAGCTTCTCCGGGCACGAGGCTCAAGGGACTCACTGACGCCCTGCCTCCCTGTCCAGCTCTTCTCCTCTGTGGCCGCCATTATCCAGCACTACATgcagcagcccctgcccctcgTGGACAGACACAGCGGCAGCCGGCAGCTCACCTGCCTGCTCTTCCCCACCAAGCCCTGACACCACAGCGGAAGTACACACCCACCTCTGGCCCCATAGTTTGCTCCTTGTCCCGTTTACCTTGGGCTGTCTCCCAGGTCTCCACCCCTCCAGGCCCTCCCTGTCCCTTGCCCCAGTCCCTGCAGGCCCTGATGAGAGGCATCGGGAAAGGTTGCCCAGAAACAGAAAGGGCCTCGGAGATCCCACCCCATGTTCACCCCGAGCCTGGCAGTGCCACTCGCTGCTGCATCTCCAAGGCTGGGGAGCAGGGGTCAGGCAGGGCCCCCATTCCCAGCCCCCAGGAATGGCTGTGTCTGCCCATTTACTAG
- the SH2D6 gene encoding SH2 domain-containing protein 6 isoform X21, translating to MVRLSSGAPQVHRPRTLGKERPLSCTDTPLLSSLTLSRTSSVGASPDSPAWRKDAPHSCPLPGPGTWRCNHPFWKAQEEEEEEEDKYELPPCEALPLSLAPAHLPGVEEDSLYLDHPLSPSKSPPPQPEPEMLKAALSLQEAVKQGWPVGRRELGAPARVVPGPPKKPDEDVYLECEPNAVSALTQTLSSQVLTPPVPLPRTSVVPRPTPAPQEARNGAANAASKAGRRASLSSVAPTWSTSAAETQSGEGGHEHRSLQPGLCAPSPPPCPGTSPSSCGVFQDGSLLGQPWYSGNCDRHAVESALLRFQKDGAYTVRPSSGPHGSQPFTLAVLLHGRVFNIPIRQLDGGRHYALGREGKNHEEGLPSCSG from the exons ATGGTGAGACTTAGTTCTGGGGCACCCCAGGTGCACAGACCCAGGACTCTGGGCAAGGAGAGGCCTCTCAGCTGCACTGACACCCCTTTACTCTCCTCCCTGACTCTTTCCAGGACAAGCTCAGTGGGAGCAAGCCCCG ACTCCCCAGCTTGGAGAAAGGATGCCCCCCACTCATGTCCTCTGCCTGGCCCAGGGACCTGGAGATGCAAC CATCCCTTCTGGAAAGcccaagaagaggaggaagaggaggaggataaATATGAGTTGCCCCCCTGTGAGGCTCTGCCCCTCagtctggcccctgcccaccttcctGGTGTGGAAGAGGACTCTTTGTACTTGG ATCACCCCCTGAGCCCATCCAAGTCACCACCACCGCAGCCTGAGCCCGAGATG CTGAAGGCAGCACTGAGCCTGCAGGAGGCCGTGAAGCAGGGCTGGCCCGTGGGGAGGAGAG agcTGGGCGCACCGGCCAGAGTG GTGCCAGGCCCTCCAAAGAAACCTGATGAGGACGTCTACCTGGAGTGTGAGCCCAATGCAG TCTCAGCCTTGACTCAGACTCTGAGCTCCCAAGTCCTGACGCCCCCAGTCCCTCTACCTAGGACATCAGTGGTGCCCAG GCCCACTCCAGCCCCCCAGGAAGCTCGGAAT GGAGCAGCGAATGCCGCCTCTAAAG CAGGAAGGAgagcctctctttcctctgtaGCCCCCACCTGGAGCACCTCAGCTGCTGAG ACTCAGTCTGGGGAAGGCGGACATGAACACAGATCACTGCAACCGGGGTTGTGTGCTCCCAGCCCCCCGCCATGCCCTGGCACATCTCCGAGCAGCTGTGGGGTATTCCAGGACGGCAGCCTGCTGGGTCAGCCTTGGTACTCGGGGAACTGTGACCGTCATGCTGTTGAGAGTGCCCTGCTCCGATTCCAAAAG GACGGGGCCTACACCGTGCGCCCCAGCTCAGGGCCTCATGGCTCCCAGCCCTTCACCCTGGCAGTGCTTCTCCACGGTCGGGTCTTCAACATTCCCATCCGGCAGCTGGATGGTGGGCGCCACTATGCCCTGGGCCGGGAGGGCAAGAACCACGAGGAG GGCCTCCCAAGCTGCTCTGGATGA
- the SH2D6 gene encoding SH2 domain-containing protein 6 isoform X1: MVRLSSGAPQVHRPRTLGKERPLSCTDTPLLSSLTLSRTSSVGASPDSPAWRKDAPHSCPLPGPGTWRCNHPFWKAQEEEEEEEDKYELPPCEALPLSLAPAHLPGVEEDSLYLDHPLSPSKSPPPQPEPEMLKAALSLQEAVKQGWPVGRRELGAPARVVPGPPKKPDEDVYLECEPNAVSALTQTLSSQVLTPPVPLPRTSVVPRPTPAPQEARNGAANAASKGSAAKQETPSLYLEIIPHSEVTCGLAAGRRASLSSVAPTWSTSAAETQSGEGGHEHRSLQPGLCAPSPPPCPGTSPSSCGVFQDGSLLGQPWYSGNCDRHAVESALLRFQKDGAYTVRPSSGPHGSQPFTLAVLLHGRVFNIPIRQLDGGRHYALGREGKNHEEVQSQEGCLRPGTGQQNGSGASWGKQEGKYLGKCQRAPSPSPQFPQEASPGTRLKGLTDALPPCPALLLCGRHYPALHAAAPAPRGQTQRQPAAHLPALPHQALTPQRKYTPTSGPIVCSLSRLPWAVSQVSTPPGPPCPLPQSLQALMRGIGKGCPETERASEIPPHVHPEPGSATRCCISKAGEQGSGRAPIPSPQEWLCLPIY, translated from the exons ATGGTGAGACTTAGTTCTGGGGCACCCCAGGTGCACAGACCCAGGACTCTGGGCAAGGAGAGGCCTCTCAGCTGCACTGACACCCCTTTACTCTCCTCCCTGACTCTTTCCAGGACAAGCTCAGTGGGAGCAAGCCCCG ACTCCCCAGCTTGGAGAAAGGATGCCCCCCACTCATGTCCTCTGCCTGGCCCAGGGACCTGGAGATGCAAC CATCCCTTCTGGAAAGcccaagaagaggaggaagaggaggaggataaATATGAGTTGCCCCCCTGTGAGGCTCTGCCCCTCagtctggcccctgcccaccttcctGGTGTGGAAGAGGACTCTTTGTACTTGG ATCACCCCCTGAGCCCATCCAAGTCACCACCACCGCAGCCTGAGCCCGAGATG CTGAAGGCAGCACTGAGCCTGCAGGAGGCCGTGAAGCAGGGCTGGCCCGTGGGGAGGAGAG agcTGGGCGCACCGGCCAGAGTG GTGCCAGGCCCTCCAAAGAAACCTGATGAGGACGTCTACCTGGAGTGTGAGCCCAATGCAG TCTCAGCCTTGACTCAGACTCTGAGCTCCCAAGTCCTGACGCCCCCAGTCCCTCTACCTAGGACATCAGTGGTGCCCAG GCCCACTCCAGCCCCCCAGGAAGCTCGGAAT GGAGCAGCGAATGCCGCCTCTAAAG GCTCTGCAGCAAAGCAGGAAACTCCCAGCCTGTACCTGGAGATCATCCCTCATTCAGAGGTCACGTGTGGCCTAGCTG CAGGAAGGAgagcctctctttcctctgtaGCCCCCACCTGGAGCACCTCAGCTGCTGAG ACTCAGTCTGGGGAAGGCGGACATGAACACAGATCACTGCAACCGGGGTTGTGTGCTCCCAGCCCCCCGCCATGCCCTGGCACATCTCCGAGCAGCTGTGGGGTATTCCAGGACGGCAGCCTGCTGGGTCAGCCTTGGTACTCGGGGAACTGTGACCGTCATGCTGTTGAGAGTGCCCTGCTCCGATTCCAAAAG GACGGGGCCTACACCGTGCGCCCCAGCTCAGGGCCTCATGGCTCCCAGCCCTTCACCCTGGCAGTGCTTCTCCACGGTCGGGTCTTCAACATTCCCATCCGGCAGCTGGATGGTGGGCGCCACTATGCCCTGGGCCGGGAGGGCAAGAACCACGAGGAG GTGCAGTCACAGGAAGGCTGCCTGAGGCCTGGAACTGGGCAGCAGAATGGCAGTGGAGCTTCGTGGGGCAAACAGGAAgggaaatatttaggaaaatgtcAACGAGCCCCCTCGCCGAGCCCACAGTTCCCTCAGGAAGCTTCTCCGGGCACGAGGCTCAAGGGACTCACTGACGCCCTGCCTCCCTGTCCAGCTCTTCTCCTCTGTGGCCGCCATTATCCAGCACTACATgcagcagcccctgcccctcgTGGACAGACACAGCGGCAGCCGGCAGCTCACCTGCCTGCTCTTCCCCACCAAGCCCTGACACCACAGCGGAAGTACACACCCACCTCTGGCCCCATAGTTTGCTCCTTGTCCCGTTTACCTTGGGCTGTCTCCCAGGTCTCCACCCCTCCAGGCCCTCCCTGTCCCTTGCCCCAGTCCCTGCAGGCCCTGATGAGAGGCATCGGGAAAGGTTGCCCAGAAACAGAAAGGGCCTCGGAGATCCCACCCCATGTTCACCCCGAGCCTGGCAGTGCCACTCGCTGCTGCATCTCCAAGGCTGGGGAGCAGGGGTCAGGCAGGGCCCCCATTCCCAGCCCCCAGGAATGGCTGTGTCTGCCCATTTACTAG